Proteins encoded together in one Planctomyces sp. SH-PL14 window:
- a CDS encoding ParB/RepB/Spo0J family partition protein has translation MVRATGTYTLKAWKLSDLKRSELNARLDIENDPDTKALAASIKVNGILQEPAVRDDGTIIYGTRRVIAAGLAGLKEVVCRTYPKGMTVQQEHTLRIIENLERKDLNPIEKATEFRALVDMQTGKGKQKAAAAALGYAEAALSRSLALLELPEEWQLLLRKGLADPTHARIIPALSQVHEKLPKELAQLYNCLTTSKSITVKDWEEEAAKYVNDISRPCHAPEGTKPLPLYEAHRTELDIRNLNGKPVAFNVAAWKKITDDAQAQAEKEAAEEEPKTKTPDILVRQRIVLAWINRRFQAYCMKHPAAAVKWLPLLELSFPVRSNSIHWAAGGGRGGPDALNPLSHIWQTGKIKASGVMTYLAEYLKEAAMLASRDRLWFIKDFSQGRAILKAVGIKYAEEFLASLTPAELADLQDVYGPEIEAKVKKAIFPPGMRPADLSMR, from the coding sequence ATGGTCCGCGCTACCGGTACGTACACGCTCAAGGCTTGGAAGCTCTCTGACCTGAAACGGTCGGAACTCAATGCCCGGCTCGACATCGAGAACGATCCCGACACGAAGGCCCTTGCCGCCTCGATTAAGGTCAATGGCATCCTGCAGGAACCTGCCGTGCGGGATGACGGGACGATCATCTACGGCACCCGCCGGGTGATCGCCGCCGGCCTGGCTGGCCTGAAGGAGGTCGTCTGCCGGACCTACCCCAAGGGAATGACCGTCCAGCAGGAGCACACCCTCCGGATCATCGAGAACCTCGAGCGGAAAGACCTCAACCCCATCGAGAAGGCAACCGAGTTCCGAGCCCTGGTCGACATGCAGACCGGAAAGGGGAAGCAGAAGGCGGCCGCCGCGGCCCTCGGTTATGCCGAGGCGGCCCTCTCGCGATCGCTGGCGCTCCTGGAGCTGCCGGAAGAGTGGCAGCTCCTGCTCCGGAAGGGGCTGGCCGACCCCACCCACGCCCGGATCATTCCCGCCTTGAGCCAGGTGCATGAGAAGCTCCCGAAGGAGCTGGCCCAGCTCTACAACTGCCTCACCACGTCCAAGTCGATCACGGTCAAGGATTGGGAGGAGGAAGCCGCCAAGTACGTCAACGACATCAGCCGGCCCTGCCATGCTCCGGAGGGGACGAAGCCCCTGCCCCTCTACGAGGCCCACAGGACGGAGCTCGACATCCGGAACCTCAACGGGAAGCCGGTGGCCTTCAATGTCGCCGCCTGGAAGAAGATCACCGACGACGCCCAGGCTCAGGCCGAGAAGGAAGCGGCCGAAGAGGAACCGAAGACCAAGACGCCGGACATCCTCGTCCGCCAGCGGATCGTCCTGGCCTGGATCAATCGCCGGTTCCAGGCGTATTGCATGAAGCACCCGGCAGCGGCGGTGAAGTGGCTCCCGCTTCTGGAACTGTCGTTCCCGGTCCGGTCGAACTCGATCCACTGGGCAGCCGGCGGCGGTCGCGGCGGTCCCGACGCCCTCAATCCGCTGTCGCACATCTGGCAGACCGGGAAGATCAAAGCCTCCGGCGTCATGACTTACCTGGCGGAGTACCTGAAAGAAGCCGCGATGCTGGCGAGCCGGGACCGCCTGTGGTTCATCAAGGACTTCTCGCAGGGGCGTGCCATCCTCAAGGCGGTCGGGATCAAGTACGCCGAGGAGTTTCTCGCCTCGCTGACGCCGGCCGAGCTGGCGGACTTGCAGGACGTCTACGGGCCGGAGATCGAAGCGAAGGTCAAGAAGGCCATTTTTCCGCCAGGAATGCGTCCGGCAGACCTTTCGATGAGATGA
- a CDS encoding ferritin-like domain-containing protein, translating into MALKSLADAFHDELRDVLSAEKQLLKALPKMSKAATAPQLIRAFEKHLKETKAQVERVEKAFGDTGKAAKAKKCEAMEGLITEASSMMEEDASPEVMDALLIACAQKVEHYEIATYGTLCTWAEILGYSQALKLLKANIAEEEATDEALTALARTINAEADEPEE; encoded by the coding sequence ATGGCCCTGAAATCTCTGGCCGATGCCTTTCATGACGAGCTCCGCGATGTCCTCAGTGCAGAAAAACAGCTGTTAAAGGCCCTGCCGAAGATGTCGAAGGCCGCTACGGCTCCGCAGCTCATTCGCGCCTTCGAGAAACACCTCAAAGAGACCAAGGCTCAAGTGGAGCGGGTGGAGAAGGCGTTCGGCGACACAGGCAAGGCCGCGAAGGCGAAGAAGTGCGAGGCGATGGAGGGACTCATCACGGAAGCGTCCAGCATGATGGAGGAGGATGCCTCTCCCGAAGTCATGGATGCCCTGCTCATCGCGTGCGCCCAAAAGGTCGAACACTATGAAATCGCGACGTACGGTACGCTGTGCACGTGGGCCGAAATCCTCGGCTATTCCCAAGCCTTGAAGCTTCTCAAGGCGAATATTGCTGAGGAGGAAGCAACCGACGAGGCGTTGACAGCCTTGGCGCGGACCATCAACGCGGAGGCTGACGAGCCGGAAGAGTGA
- a CDS encoding general stress protein: MTTSTTTLGTVVGSFESEAQAQRAVNALRGEGFTEDEIGIVAPNSTTGVSGTATATKAEEGAVAGLATGAALGAVWGMGILAGMIPGIGPAIAGGTLAALLSSAGAGAAAAGVAGALIGMGIPEKDATYYDAEYGRGRSIVTVRGGRTSEARAILDANGALRRV, translated from the coding sequence ATGACCACGTCCACCACTACTCTCGGTACCGTTGTTGGCTCTTTCGAGAGCGAGGCCCAAGCTCAGCGTGCGGTCAATGCGCTGCGAGGCGAGGGTTTTACTGAGGACGAAATCGGAATTGTCGCTCCGAACTCGACTACTGGGGTGTCGGGTACGGCCACGGCCACGAAAGCCGAGGAAGGGGCCGTCGCTGGGCTCGCCACAGGTGCCGCGCTCGGTGCTGTCTGGGGAATGGGAATACTTGCCGGCATGATTCCAGGGATCGGGCCAGCGATCGCTGGCGGCACCTTGGCGGCGTTGCTCTCAAGCGCAGGCGCTGGAGCGGCGGCGGCCGGCGTTGCGGGTGCTCTCATCGGAATGGGAATCCCTGAGAAAGACGCAACGTACTACGACGCGGAGTACGGTCGGGGACGTTCGATCGTGACCGTACGGGGAGGTCGCACCAGCGAAGCGCGGGCAATTCTTGACGCGAACGGTGCGCTTCGGCGTGTTTGA
- a CDS encoding STAS domain-containing protein — protein sequence MAKAVGRIADTIKKHEDSLISDWMRLLREGGSGRDNRINESDLKTQAGEFVSLLQKATQSGDITDTTRPEWKEIEGFLAEVSRTRVLQGFTVDETARFVFSFKQPLFARLKTDLAKDAEAFTEETWVATELLDKMGLLTVRAFQKTREDVIRRQQQDLLELSTPVVKLWDGILALPMIGTLDSERTQIVMESLLQRVVETGSEIAILDITGVPTVDTLVAQHLLKTVTALQLMGAECIISGVRPQIAQTIVHLGIDLGGVITKATLADALELAMKRLQLVVTKRS from the coding sequence ATGGCGAAAGCCGTCGGTCGAATCGCCGATACGATCAAGAAGCACGAAGACTCGCTGATTTCCGATTGGATGCGGCTACTGCGAGAAGGCGGTTCAGGGCGAGACAACCGCATCAATGAGAGTGACCTGAAGACCCAGGCCGGTGAATTCGTCTCGTTGCTTCAGAAGGCTACACAGAGCGGCGACATCACGGATACGACCCGGCCCGAGTGGAAAGAAATCGAAGGGTTTCTCGCCGAGGTGTCGCGCACCCGGGTCCTGCAGGGCTTCACCGTAGACGAAACGGCTCGTTTTGTCTTTTCGTTCAAACAGCCTCTCTTCGCTCGTCTGAAAACGGATCTGGCCAAAGACGCCGAGGCTTTCACTGAGGAAACTTGGGTGGCGACAGAGCTGCTCGACAAGATGGGATTGCTCACTGTTCGAGCCTTCCAGAAGACCAGAGAGGATGTGATCCGCCGACAACAGCAAGACCTGCTGGAACTCTCAACGCCAGTGGTGAAGTTGTGGGATGGAATTCTGGCCCTTCCGATGATCGGCACCCTGGATAGCGAGCGGACACAGATCGTTATGGAGTCCCTACTCCAACGAGTGGTCGAGACCGGATCAGAGATCGCGATCCTCGACATCACGGGAGTTCCAACCGTTGACACCCTAGTGGCCCAACATCTCCTGAAGACCGTGACTGCCCTTCAATTGATGGGCGCGGAATGCATCATCTCCGGCGTACGGCCGCAAATTGCTCAGACGATAGTCCATCTCGGCATCGATCTCGGGGGGGTCATCACGAAAGCGACTCTCGCAGACGCGCTGGAACTGGCAATGAAGCGTCTCCAGCTCGTCGTTACGAAAAGGAGCTGA
- a CDS encoding RNA polymerase sigma factor, giving the protein MDWKSVLERDGPTAWRAAYRLLGNSADADDCLQEAAIDAVKVARREPIANWRALLTRLASVRAMDLLRKRYRSQSNHGLDRESPVMADRLDPGENAQLQELRHQLRVALSQLSQEQAAAFCLCVLEGWTYAEAAEHLRAPASTVGVLVHRARQHLRELLKDVVPESLSTRSSP; this is encoded by the coding sequence ATGGATTGGAAGTCTGTATTGGAACGGGATGGTCCCACCGCTTGGCGGGCGGCCTACCGCCTCCTTGGAAACTCCGCAGATGCCGACGACTGCCTGCAGGAGGCTGCAATCGATGCCGTAAAGGTGGCCCGTCGCGAACCCATCGCCAACTGGAGGGCACTCCTGACCCGGCTGGCCTCGGTCCGAGCGATGGATCTTCTGCGGAAGCGGTACCGCAGCCAGAGCAATCACGGGCTTGATCGCGAGTCCCCAGTCATGGCGGATCGGCTCGATCCTGGCGAAAACGCTCAGCTGCAGGAGCTGCGACACCAATTAAGGGTCGCGCTCAGTCAATTGTCACAGGAACAGGCCGCAGCGTTCTGCCTCTGCGTGCTGGAAGGCTGGACCTATGCCGAGGCAGCCGAACATCTGAGGGCGCCAGCCAGCACGGTCGGCGTCCTAGTACACCGGGCACGACAACATCTGCGCGAACTGCTGAAAGATGTCGTCCCTGAATCCCTATCGACAAGGAGTTCTCCATGA
- a CDS encoding LolA family protein: MNANHAPNDSLDAAEASLRELPAHIVPLTATLDRIAAHVGELDTPLMPRHIKTVWSSRGRRFAAMLLTSAALVAVVFGLMHSPQEAFALEDIAAAVREVSTLTYTTVLTPKNGSASQLKNYHKGKLARTESIDGSYRVTDSAERRMLSVRPGVKAATLTKLGSGPQDVPTMSDSIIAWLKTAETTGEPAGDKTINGVRTQGFKATFGATTMTLWGDPKTKLPVLIEATIGSLADPIHMVMQDFVFNQPLPDAMFSFEIPTGFKTEEITFPSVDFTALGKVPPEDHVVRVLRFYAKLNDGAFPERIDGPELVAKITKAAGADRVNNPEFMKEFMELTGSMGAAWTFRQSLDKFGYDGTARLDDADRIVFWYLPKGAEKYRVVFADLTIGDAPEAKLPKAPKK, from the coding sequence ATGAACGCGAACCATGCTCCAAATGATTCTCTCGATGCCGCGGAAGCTTCCCTGCGGGAGCTCCCGGCGCACATCGTCCCGTTGACTGCGACATTGGATCGCATCGCCGCCCATGTCGGCGAACTGGACACCCCTTTGATGCCCCGCCATATCAAGACGGTTTGGTCCTCCCGAGGGCGACGATTCGCGGCGATGTTGCTGACCTCCGCGGCGCTCGTCGCGGTGGTGTTCGGCCTGATGCACTCGCCGCAGGAAGCCTTTGCGTTGGAGGATATCGCCGCTGCCGTGCGGGAGGTGAGCACCCTCACTTACACGACGGTCCTCACTCCCAAGAATGGAAGTGCTTCGCAACTCAAGAACTATCACAAGGGGAAGCTGGCGCGTACGGAGAGTATCGACGGCAGTTACCGCGTGACGGACAGTGCTGAGCGGAGAATGTTGTCAGTTCGTCCAGGCGTGAAGGCGGCTACGCTGACGAAGCTGGGGAGCGGTCCTCAAGACGTGCCGACGATGTCGGATTCGATCATTGCTTGGCTGAAGACTGCCGAAACGACCGGTGAACCGGCCGGAGACAAGACTATCAACGGCGTTCGGACTCAAGGATTCAAGGCCACGTTTGGCGCCACAACGATGACGTTGTGGGGGGATCCAAAGACGAAGTTGCCGGTGCTGATCGAAGCGACGATCGGATCTTTGGCGGATCCGATCCACATGGTGATGCAGGATTTCGTCTTCAATCAGCCCTTGCCTGATGCGATGTTCTCCTTCGAGATCCCGACTGGATTCAAGACTGAAGAGATAACCTTCCCGAGCGTCGACTTCACTGCGTTAGGCAAGGTACCGCCCGAAGATCACGTTGTCAGAGTCTTGCGATTCTACGCCAAACTGAACGACGGAGCCTTCCCCGAGCGAATCGACGGTCCGGAACTCGTCGCGAAGATCACGAAGGCCGCGGGGGCGGATCGTGTGAACAATCCGGAGTTCATGAAGGAGTTCATGGAATTGACGGGCAGCATGGGAGCGGCTTGGACGTTCCGCCAATCGCTCGACAAGTTTGGCTACGACGGGACGGCACGCTTGGATGATGCCGACCGGATCGTCTTCTGGTATCTCCCTAAGGGGGCCGAGAAATACCGCGTCGTCTTCGCGGACTTGACTATTGGTGATGCACCGGAAGCAAAGCTTCCCAAAGCGCCGAAGAAGTGA
- a CDS encoding STAS domain-containing protein, which produces MQLKADSGKDPEVLAQQMWRVTELLDAMGMLTIRAVQRAREDVIRRQQQELFELSTSVVKLWDGILALPMIGTQDSEPTQYVMESLLKRIVETGSDIAIIDITGVPTVDTLIAQHLLKTVTAIRLVGAECIISGSRPQIAQTIVHFGIDLEGVATRSTLADALILGAKQLRLVVAIRG; this is translated from the coding sequence GTGCAACTGAAAGCGGACTCCGGGAAAGATCCAGAGGTGCTCGCCCAGCAGATGTGGCGCGTTACGGAGCTGCTCGACGCCATGGGCATGCTGACCATCCGAGCCGTCCAGAGGGCCCGGGAAGATGTGATCCGCCGGCAGCAGCAGGAACTGTTCGAACTTTCCACGTCCGTCGTGAAGTTGTGGGACGGAATCCTGGCCCTTCCGATGATCGGCACCCAGGATAGTGAGCCGACTCAATATGTCATGGAATCGCTCCTTAAGCGAATCGTCGAGACCGGCTCAGATATCGCGATCATCGACATCACTGGTGTACCGACCGTCGACACCCTCATTGCTCAGCATCTGCTGAAAACCGTCACGGCTATCCGGCTGGTGGGCGCGGAGTGCATCATCTCTGGCAGCCGGCCGCAGATCGCTCAAACGATCGTTCATTTCGGTATTGACCTCGAAGGCGTGGCTACGAGGTCCACCCTAGCGGATGCACTGATTCTGGGAGCGAAGCAACTCCGTCTCGTTGTCGCAATAAGAGGCTGA
- a CDS encoding RNA recognition motif domain-containing protein: protein MATKLYVGNLTYDTTSQTLQDLFGEHGEVRSAEVIMDRDTGRSKGFGFVEMSNDNAAKAAINSLNGHDVGGRSLTVNEARPRESRGGGGGGFRGGRY from the coding sequence ATGGCTACGAAACTGTATGTAGGCAACCTGACCTACGACACGACAAGTCAAACCCTTCAGGATCTGTTCGGCGAGCATGGAGAAGTCCGCTCCGCCGAGGTCATCATGGACCGGGACACTGGCCGCTCGAAGGGCTTCGGCTTCGTCGAGATGTCGAACGACAACGCAGCGAAGGCCGCCATCAACTCCCTGAACGGCCACGATGTCGGTGGACGATCGCTGACAGTCAACGAGGCCCGGCCTCGCGAGTCCCGCGGGGGCGGCGGCGGGGGATTCCGAGGCGGTCGATACTAG
- a CDS encoding recombinase family protein, with protein sequence MKVVSYVRVSKQRQSRSGPGLAAQENAVREFAAQHDAKIVGSFVEVESGRDDERPELVKAIAYAKRQRATLIVAKLDRLARSVRFVSTLMESGVEFSAADMQFANRLTLHIMSAVAEDEARRISERTKSGLTAYRARGGVLDAARPECRNRTMKPASGEPCVQGKCCDPISRPTRKGPWGPWGQWESSRGISATHDRRASISKSRAQLLPRPPSPTRIGGNSWRGAIPRSRSQAITQATRGMPYLYHPIGIGVAWTCSGRLRSEKGAGAWVADITRTRQDAYQLRP encoded by the coding sequence ATGAAGGTCGTGAGCTACGTTCGAGTCAGCAAGCAACGCCAAAGCCGATCGGGACCTGGCCTGGCGGCTCAAGAGAACGCCGTCCGCGAGTTCGCAGCCCAACACGATGCGAAGATCGTCGGGAGCTTCGTGGAGGTCGAGAGCGGCCGTGACGATGAGCGGCCGGAGCTTGTGAAGGCGATCGCCTACGCCAAACGCCAGCGGGCCACGCTGATCGTCGCCAAGCTGGACAGGCTTGCCCGCTCGGTCCGCTTCGTGTCGACGCTCATGGAAAGCGGAGTCGAGTTCTCCGCGGCGGACATGCAGTTCGCGAACCGCCTGACGCTGCACATCATGAGCGCCGTCGCTGAGGACGAAGCCCGCCGAATCAGCGAGCGGACCAAGTCCGGCTTGACCGCCTACAGGGCCCGTGGCGGCGTTCTCGACGCGGCTCGACCGGAGTGCCGGAATCGGACGATGAAGCCCGCCAGCGGGGAGCCGTGCGTACAGGGGAAGTGCTGCGATCCGATCTCAAGACCTACTCGAAAGGGGCCATGGGGGCCATGGGGGCAATGGGAGTCTTCCAGAGGCATCTCCGCTACCCATGATCGACGCGCCTCGATTTCGAAGTCGCGCGCTCAACTTCTACCCCGCCCGCCATCGCCCACAAGAATCGGGGGGAACTCCTGGCGTGGCGCCATCCCGCGCTCGCGAAGTCAGGCGATAACCCAGGCTACACGCGGCATGCCGTATCTTTATCACCCAATCGGCATCGGAGTCGCTTGGACTTGCTCAGGCCGGCTTAGATCGGAGAAGGGTGCTGGCGCGTGGGTCGCGGATATCACTCGTACGAGGCAGGACGCCTATCAACTGCGTCCTTGA
- a CDS encoding universal stress protein, protein MSPLSHLVIGRVPHGRFAPPVQPAASAIAETGADNTEIRSILVPLDGTRHAEHALPHALAIARRNRAVLRIAQAYSYREEAASQDGVWSEDDPAGAIREPHEHYLQSVVQRISRVHQVPVIASLLESDAPGRQLKELQAQTDLTVLTSRRRGWLSRLCRESMVDLLLDRAERPVLLIRGYDAPADLTGHPLCRHVVLPLEDPQSVPRLIGHVQLLGGREPQLISLWPISEEAAFAANAWLSRSPEATGAELPSARTTVVIASRGHGGPSTLANITGESDVDLIAVARPTGAREFSWAETSPSVEIARNAQVPVLVLPSPPQVSDHPAPRGRIEPNLLASPEGRK, encoded by the coding sequence ATGTCCCCCCTCTCCCATCTCGTCATCGGACGCGTCCCGCACGGAAGGTTCGCGCCCCCGGTTCAGCCGGCTGCCTCCGCCATCGCCGAAACCGGGGCCGACAACACCGAGATCCGTTCCATCCTGGTCCCCCTGGATGGAACGCGGCACGCGGAGCATGCCCTTCCGCACGCCCTGGCGATCGCCCGCCGCAACCGAGCCGTCCTCCGCATCGCCCAGGCCTACTCCTATCGGGAGGAGGCGGCCTCACAGGACGGGGTCTGGTCGGAAGACGATCCCGCGGGTGCCATCCGCGAACCGCACGAGCACTACCTCCAGTCGGTGGTCCAGCGGATCTCCCGCGTTCATCAGGTCCCGGTCATCGCCTCGCTCCTCGAAAGCGACGCCCCCGGCCGCCAGCTCAAGGAGCTTCAGGCCCAGACGGACCTCACCGTCCTGACGTCCCGCCGCCGCGGCTGGCTCAGCCGCCTCTGCCGCGAGAGCATGGTCGATCTGCTGCTCGACCGCGCCGAACGCCCGGTGCTCCTGATCCGCGGTTACGACGCCCCCGCGGACCTCACCGGCCATCCGCTCTGCCGCCATGTCGTCCTCCCGCTCGAAGACCCGCAATCGGTCCCGCGCCTGATCGGCCATGTCCAGCTCCTGGGAGGACGCGAGCCGCAACTTATCTCGCTCTGGCCCATCTCCGAGGAGGCTGCCTTCGCGGCGAACGCCTGGCTCTCGCGGTCGCCGGAGGCCACGGGCGCCGAACTCCCTTCGGCACGAACGACGGTCGTGATCGCGAGCCGCGGGCACGGAGGCCCGTCCACATTGGCGAACATCACGGGAGAGAGCGACGTCGACCTGATCGCGGTCGCGCGACCGACGGGAGCCAGAGAGTTCTCCTGGGCCGAAACCTCTCCGTCCGTTGAGATCGCCCGCAACGCTCAGGTTCCCGTGCTGGTCCTGCCCAGCCCGCCCCAGGTCAGCGACCATCCCGCTCCGCGCGGAAGGATCGAGCCGAATCTCCTGGCATCCCCGGAGGGACGGAAATGA